One genomic window of Xanthobacter dioxanivorans includes the following:
- a CDS encoding cold-shock protein — protein MIEGTVKWFNSQKGFGFIAPDAGGSDAFVHISAVERAGLSDLREGQKVSFELVTDSKSGKLSAEKLQDLS, from the coding sequence ATGATTGAGGGAACCGTCAAGTGGTTCAACAGCCAGAAGGGCTTTGGATTTATCGCCCCCGACGCGGGCGGCAGCGATGCATTCGTCCATATCAGCGCGGTGGAACGGGCGGGCCTGAGCGATCTGCGCGAAGGCCAGAAGGTGAGCTTCGAGCTCGTCACCGACAGCAAGAGCGGCAAGCTTTCGGCTGAAAAACTTCAGGATCTGAGCTGA
- a CDS encoding DUF3309 family protein, which produces MSTLLLIVILILLFGGGGYYGFNRYGGRGLGGVLGLLLLIIVVLWLVGGLQGLNLGRM; this is translated from the coding sequence GTGTCCACCTTATTGCTCATCGTCATTCTGATCTTGCTGTTCGGCGGCGGAGGCTATTACGGCTTCAATCGCTATGGCGGCCGCGGCCTCGGCGGCGTGCTCGGCCTTCTGTTGCTCATCATCGTCGTGCTGTGGCTGGTGGGCGGCCTCCAGGGGCTGAATCTCGGCCGCATGTAA
- a CDS encoding DUF1488 family protein, translating into MSLQFLNASRVYDPTRRCVTFWGHDSTFEISFHVDVDVLHKFSPGAEQGETASLRAFDVNRTRIERVAGGIYARRRQNFNRLSVSDF; encoded by the coding sequence ATGTCGCTCCAGTTTCTCAACGCAAGCCGGGTCTACGACCCGACCAGACGCTGCGTCACCTTTTGGGGCCACGATTCCACGTTCGAGATCTCGTTTCATGTGGACGTGGATGTCCTGCATAAGTTCAGCCCCGGGGCAGAGCAGGGTGAAACCGCGTCGCTGCGGGCTTTCGACGTAAACCGGACACGGATCGAGCGTGTCGCCGGCGGCATCTATGCGCGGCGGCGACAGAATTTCAATCGGCTCTCCGTTTCCGATTTCTAG
- a CDS encoding response regulator: MKKGLRILIVEDDAMIGMHLAEVLEEMGHEVCAVEATEADAVAAAERCMPDLMIVDAWLRNGSGISAVESICRSRPVPHVFVSGDAASVKAILPTAVVVEKPFREEVLARVIQRVIDGMATP, encoded by the coding sequence ATGAAGAAGGGCCTCCGGATTCTCATCGTCGAGGACGACGCCATGATCGGCATGCATCTTGCCGAAGTGCTCGAGGAGATGGGTCATGAGGTCTGCGCCGTCGAAGCGACCGAAGCCGACGCGGTCGCAGCCGCGGAACGCTGCATGCCGGACCTCATGATCGTGGACGCATGGCTGCGAAACGGCAGCGGCATTTCCGCGGTCGAGAGCATATGTCGAAGCAGGCCTGTGCCCCACGTGTTCGTCAGTGGTGACGCGGCGAGCGTCAAGGCGATCCTGCCGACGGCCGTCGTCGTGGAAAAGCCGTTTCGGGAGGAAGTCCTCGCCCGCGTCATCCAGCGTGTCATCGACGGCATGGCCACGCCCTGA
- a CDS encoding amidohydrolase family protein: protein MRHAHACVRPGGALPPRRGRSYTPQPVTLEDYRPVMAALGIDRAVLVQPSVYGTDNSALLDALRQMPDRLRGVVVVRPDMADHDLMALHKTGVRGIRVNRRNPGGLALEDVAGLARRVAPLGWHIQLQVELSRGADLAALAQDCPAPLVLDHFGFLDPRWSVTSAAFTGLLRLLAGGGLWLKLSAPYRISRQGPPYADLRPFVDTLLAHRPDRLLWATDWPHTELWAGMPDDGELAGALGLTETPRELQSLVFVDNPARLYGFD from the coding sequence CTGCGACACGCACATGCATGTGTTCGGCCCGGCGGCGCGCTACCCCCTCGCCGGGGGCGCAGCTACACGCCGCAGCCGGTCACGCTGGAGGACTACCGACCCGTCATGGCGGCACTGGGCATCGACCGGGCCGTGCTGGTGCAACCCAGCGTCTACGGCACCGACAATTCGGCCCTGCTGGATGCCCTGCGGCAGATGCCGGACCGCCTGCGCGGCGTGGTGGTGGTGCGCCCCGACATGGCCGACCACGACCTCATGGCGCTGCATAAAACCGGCGTGCGGGGCATCCGGGTGAACCGCCGCAATCCGGGAGGCCTGGCGCTGGAGGATGTGGCGGGGCTGGCGCGGCGGGTGGCGCCCCTCGGCTGGCACATCCAGCTCCAGGTGGAATTGTCCCGTGGGGCGGATCTCGCCGCACTGGCGCAGGACTGCCCGGCGCCACTGGTGCTCGACCATTTCGGCTTTCTGGACCCGCGCTGGTCGGTCACGAGCGCGGCCTTCACCGGGCTCCTGCGTCTTCTGGCCGGCGGCGGCCTCTGGCTGAAGCTCTCCGCGCCCTACCGGATCAGCCGGCAGGGTCCTCCTTATGCGGACCTGCGCCCCTTCGTCGATACCCTGCTCGCCCACCGGCCGGATCGCCTGCTCTGGGCCACCGACTGGCCCCATACGGAATTGTGGGCGGGCATGCCGGACGATGGGGAGCTTGCCGGCGCCCTGGGCCTGACCGAGACGCCGCGTGAGCTGCAATCCCTGGTGTTCGTGGACAACCCCGCGCGCCTCTACGGCTTCGACTGA
- a CDS encoding chemotaxis protein CheB: MPKLPARAARGNAPRSKGPPLAAAPARWSRDFPVVGVGASAGGLEACKKLLDALPGDHGMALILVLHLDPTHESMMADLLATHTSMVVQQAADGMPIEPDHLYIIPPGFYLSVDAGHLRLSAPEEPHGARLPFDFLLKSLVDDYGPDAIGVILSGTGADGTAGLKAVKEKGGFTLAQDPEEADYDGMPRSAIAAGAVDLVLPVGKIPAALLTHGRQPDDGPANVALAQIVDLLRASTAFDFTLYKPGTLQRRTERRMALASMGGSDMERYLELLRKNPAELDLLAKDLLINVTGFFRDPQVFEFLARDIIPELVREHPLDRPFRIWVPGCSTGEEAYSLAMLFFEAITAARRNVRVQVFASDIDPDAVAKAREGFYPETIAGTMSPERLERFFTKDAHGFRITPDLRAAVVFTVQNVLADPPFSRLDLISCRNLLIYLGPEAQARIVSLFHFALIEGGLLLLGTSEEVGSADARFEVVSKPARVYRRTGQRRPGDLSFSIGASGGVSLSARPAQVSSPSRQTALAELCRRLVLETYAPAAVLINRNYECLYSLGSTDAYLRLAPGQPTLDLLSMAREGVRTKLRAGIQRATQDKTRVVVEGGRTHRDGKAVAFSIAVHPVLSQGEELLLVCFLDSPVVSGGRSDRPMPERELRRVAELEQELASTRTELESAIRNLELSTEEQKAVNEEALSVNEEFQSTNEELLASKEELQSLNEELTALNGQLQETLERQRTTSSDLQNVLYSTDVATLFLDTQLKIRFFTPATRSLFSVIPSDVGRPLSDLNSLAADETLMPDIQAVLAGSVAHEREIGTRNGAWYVRRILPYRTQDDGVDGVVITFVDVTERRRAADALETARRDAELANSAKSRFLAAASHDLRQPLQSLVLLQGLLAKAAEGEKAERLVKRLDETISAMSGMLNALLDINQIEAGTIRADVVGFPINDVLDRMREELTYHARAKKLTLRVIPCGLSVESDPRLLEQMLRNLISNALKYTPRGRVLVGCRRHGPRLRIEVWDTGIGIPETELQAIFDEYHQLHNAARERNLGLGLGLSIVQRLGLLLGHPVKVRSRPGHGSVFSVDVRLSPGVPARQGVAPPVDVPGLIDAPAGRKAAILVIEDDPDVRSLLELLLAGEGHTVSAAPDGDVALGLVDRSAIRPDLILADYNLPNGMTGLEAAARLRARLCSPVPVVIVTGDISTNALRDIAAHDCVQLNKPVKSDELARIIQEQLGDHPPGMTRSAPPSAGDFGPAAPPVIFIVDDNDHVRQSMRSVLEEDGRTVEDYDSCEAFLAVYRAGREGCLLIDAYLPGMKGLELLRRLHDGGDGLPAIMITGNSDVRMAVQAMKAGAFDFIEKPVGREELLACVEQALEQARGADRRPVWHATAAEQLASLTDRQREILDLVLAGHPSKNIAADLGISQRTVENHRAAIMKKTGAKSLPALARLALAATWTGIGNYSEARVR; encoded by the coding sequence ATGCCGAAGTTGCCAGCCCGCGCGGCCCGAGGGAACGCGCCAAGATCAAAGGGACCTCCCTTGGCGGCAGCCCCGGCTCGCTGGTCCCGAGACTTTCCCGTCGTCGGGGTGGGGGCTTCAGCCGGTGGTCTGGAGGCCTGCAAGAAGCTGCTTGACGCCCTTCCCGGCGACCACGGGATGGCGCTCATTCTCGTCCTGCACCTCGACCCCACCCACGAAAGCATGATGGCGGATCTTCTGGCCACCCACACCTCGATGGTGGTGCAGCAGGCCGCGGACGGCATGCCGATCGAGCCCGATCACCTCTACATCATCCCGCCGGGATTCTATCTGTCGGTCGATGCCGGCCATCTGCGTCTCTCCGCACCCGAAGAACCGCATGGCGCGCGGCTGCCGTTCGACTTTCTCCTGAAGTCGCTGGTGGACGATTATGGCCCCGACGCCATCGGCGTGATCCTTTCGGGCACCGGGGCGGACGGCACCGCCGGCCTGAAGGCGGTAAAGGAGAAGGGCGGCTTCACCCTCGCCCAGGACCCGGAGGAGGCCGACTACGACGGCATGCCGCGCAGCGCCATTGCCGCCGGCGCCGTGGATCTCGTGCTGCCGGTGGGGAAGATCCCCGCAGCGCTGCTGACGCACGGCCGGCAGCCGGACGACGGACCGGCGAATGTCGCCCTGGCGCAGATCGTCGATCTCCTGCGGGCCAGCACGGCGTTCGACTTCACCCTCTACAAGCCCGGGACGCTGCAGCGCCGGACCGAACGGCGCATGGCCCTGGCGTCCATGGGTGGCAGCGACATGGAGCGTTACCTGGAGCTGCTGCGGAAAAATCCGGCCGAGCTCGATCTTTTGGCCAAGGACCTGCTCATCAACGTCACCGGCTTCTTCCGCGATCCCCAGGTGTTCGAGTTTCTCGCCAGGGACATCATCCCCGAGCTGGTGCGCGAGCATCCCCTCGATCGCCCGTTTCGCATCTGGGTGCCGGGTTGCAGCACCGGGGAGGAAGCCTATTCCCTCGCCATGCTGTTCTTCGAGGCCATCACCGCCGCCAGGCGCAACGTCCGGGTCCAGGTGTTCGCCTCGGATATCGATCCGGATGCCGTCGCGAAGGCGCGGGAGGGCTTTTATCCCGAGACCATTGCAGGCACCATGTCGCCCGAGCGGCTCGAACGCTTCTTCACCAAGGACGCGCACGGCTTCAGGATCACGCCGGACCTGCGCGCCGCGGTGGTGTTCACGGTGCAGAACGTGCTGGCGGACCCGCCGTTTTCGCGCCTCGATCTGATTTCGTGCCGCAACCTCCTGATCTATCTGGGGCCCGAGGCGCAGGCCAGGATCGTTTCGCTGTTCCACTTCGCGCTGATCGAGGGCGGGCTTCTGCTGCTTGGAACGTCGGAGGAGGTCGGGAGCGCCGATGCCCGGTTCGAGGTCGTCTCCAAGCCCGCGCGGGTCTACCGGCGCACTGGGCAGCGCCGGCCGGGTGATCTGAGCTTCTCGATCGGCGCCTCGGGCGGGGTGAGCCTTTCCGCGCGTCCCGCACAGGTCTCTTCGCCATCCCGCCAAACCGCGCTCGCCGAGCTCTGCCGGAGGCTCGTTCTGGAGACCTATGCGCCGGCGGCGGTGTTGATCAACCGCAACTACGAGTGCCTGTATTCCCTGGGATCGACCGACGCCTATCTGAGGCTGGCCCCGGGGCAGCCGACCCTTGATCTGCTCTCCATGGCGCGGGAGGGCGTGCGCACCAAGCTCAGGGCGGGGATCCAGCGGGCCACCCAGGACAAGACGCGCGTCGTGGTGGAGGGTGGCAGGACCCACCGGGACGGCAAGGCCGTCGCCTTCAGCATCGCCGTGCACCCGGTGCTGAGCCAGGGTGAAGAGCTGCTGCTGGTCTGCTTTCTCGACAGTCCCGTAGTCTCCGGCGGCCGCTCCGACCGGCCGATGCCCGAGCGTGAGCTGCGGCGCGTGGCCGAACTCGAACAGGAGCTGGCATCCACGCGCACCGAGCTCGAGAGCGCCATCCGCAATCTCGAGCTGTCCACCGAGGAGCAGAAGGCGGTCAACGAGGAGGCGCTCTCCGTCAACGAGGAGTTCCAGTCCACCAACGAGGAGCTCCTGGCCTCCAAGGAGGAGCTGCAATCCCTCAACGAGGAACTCACCGCCCTCAACGGCCAGCTCCAGGAGACGCTGGAGCGGCAGCGCACCACCTCCAGCGACCTTCAGAACGTGCTCTACAGCACCGACGTGGCGACCCTGTTCCTCGACACCCAGTTGAAGATCCGCTTCTTCACCCCGGCCACCCGGTCGCTCTTCAGCGTCATCCCGAGCGATGTGGGCCGGCCCCTGTCCGACCTCAATTCGCTGGCCGCCGACGAGACGCTGATGCCGGACATCCAGGCGGTGCTGGCGGGTTCCGTGGCGCACGAGCGGGAGATCGGGACGCGGAACGGGGCGTGGTATGTCCGCCGTATCCTGCCCTACCGAACCCAGGATGACGGCGTCGACGGCGTCGTCATCACCTTCGTCGATGTCACCGAGCGTCGGCGGGCCGCCGACGCGCTGGAGACCGCGAGGCGGGATGCGGAGCTGGCCAACAGCGCCAAGTCGCGCTTCCTGGCCGCCGCGAGCCACGACCTGCGCCAACCGCTGCAGTCGCTCGTTCTGCTCCAGGGGCTCCTGGCGAAGGCGGCGGAGGGCGAGAAGGCGGAACGGCTGGTCAAGCGGCTGGATGAAACCATCAGCGCCATGTCGGGCATGCTGAACGCGCTGCTCGACATCAACCAGATCGAGGCCGGCACCATCCGGGCAGACGTCGTCGGCTTCCCGATCAACGACGTGCTCGACCGCATGCGGGAAGAGCTGACCTATCACGCGCGCGCCAAGAAGCTGACCCTGCGGGTGATCCCATGCGGGCTTTCGGTGGAAAGCGACCCGCGCCTGCTGGAGCAGATGCTGCGAAACCTCATCTCGAACGCGTTGAAATACACCCCGCGCGGCCGCGTGCTGGTGGGCTGCCGCAGGCATGGACCGCGGCTGCGCATCGAGGTGTGGGACACCGGGATCGGCATTCCCGAAACCGAGCTGCAGGCGATCTTCGATGAGTACCACCAGCTCCACAACGCGGCCCGCGAGCGCAATCTCGGCCTCGGGCTCGGCCTCTCCATCGTGCAGCGGCTCGGGCTCCTGCTCGGTCATCCTGTCAAGGTGCGCTCGCGTCCCGGCCATGGCTCGGTCTTCTCGGTCGACGTCAGGCTCTCGCCCGGCGTCCCGGCGCGCCAGGGCGTGGCCCCGCCGGTCGACGTCCCCGGCCTGATCGACGCGCCGGCGGGGCGGAAGGCGGCGATCCTGGTGATCGAGGACGATCCCGACGTCCGCTCCCTTTTGGAACTCCTCCTCGCCGGCGAGGGACACACGGTCTCAGCCGCGCCCGACGGCGATGTGGCGCTTGGCCTGGTGGACCGCAGCGCCATCCGGCCTGACCTCATCCTCGCCGACTACAACCTGCCCAACGGCATGACCGGTCTCGAAGCCGCGGCGCGGCTGCGCGCCAGGCTGTGCAGCCCGGTTCCCGTGGTGATCGTGACCGGCGACATATCGACGAACGCCCTGCGCGATATCGCGGCCCATGACTGCGTGCAGCTCAACAAGCCGGTGAAGTCGGACGAGCTGGCGCGGATCATCCAGGAGCAACTCGGCGATCATCCGCCGGGCATGACGCGAAGCGCGCCGCCCTCGGCGGGAGATTTCGGGCCCGCGGCACCGCCGGTCATCTTCATCGTGGATGACAACGATCATGTCCGGCAAAGCATGCGCAGCGTGCTGGAGGAAGACGGGCGGACGGTCGAGGACTACGACAGCTGCGAAGCCTTTCTGGCCGTCTATCGGGCGGGCCGCGAAGGCTGTCTCCTCATCGACGCCTACCTGCCCGGCATGAAGGGCCTGGAATTGCTGCGGCGGCTCCACGACGGCGGCGACGGCCTGCCTGCCATCATGATCACCGGCAACAGTGATGTGCGCATGGCGGTTCAGGCCATGAAGGCCGGCGCGTTCGATTTCATCGAGAAGCCGGTCGGCCGCGAGGAACTGCTCGCCTGCGTCGAGCAGGCCCTCGAACAGGCGCGCGGCGCGGACAGGCGGCCGGTGTGGCACGCGACCGCTGCGGAACAGCTGGCGTCCCTCACGGATCGCCAGCGCGAGATCCTTGATCTTGTGCTGGCCGGGCATCCCAGCAAGAACATCGCCGCCGACCTCGGCATCAGCCAGCGCACGGTGGAGAACCATCGCGCGGCGATCATGAAGAAGACCGGCGCGAAATCACTGCCGGCACTGGCTCGCCTTGCGCTCGCCGCCACCTGGACGGGGATCGGAAACTACTCAGAGGCACGGGTGCGCTAA
- a CDS encoding SbmA/BacA-like family transporter — MSLDPYLPPDQRRLISRFWESASGFWRGRAAWRAWLLVAVMVITVFLQLWTQYRLNFWNRDFFDAVGRKDGMELWRQAQHFVPLAAASIALVIISVWVRMTTQREWRKWLSSHLYDFWLGGGRHRRLRFMLGEHQTPEYRIAEDAKVATDVPVDLVVGLLSSVLNAITFIGVLWSVGGSLVLPVFGRHVSIPGYLVLAVVAYSVLVTAAMMFIGRHLMRVLAESKRAEADLRAIGSHLRESGEGPVHPDARRDGRQVIGEALAKVIAQWRALCWQLMRMTLVSQTNLLLTPVIGLLLCMPKYLVGLMSLGEVVQAAAAFTIVQGAFNWITDSYARLAEWRSSANRVASLLLALDQVDQSERPANLEMTAGNRNNGPKAQAGGGPRD; from the coding sequence ATGTCTCTTGATCCGTACCTTCCTCCAGATCAAAGGCGCCTGATCTCCCGCTTCTGGGAAAGCGCATCGGGGTTCTGGCGCGGCCGCGCGGCCTGGCGCGCCTGGCTCCTGGTGGCGGTGATGGTGATCACGGTTTTTCTGCAATTGTGGACTCAGTATCGGCTGAATTTTTGGAACCGTGATTTCTTCGATGCCGTCGGGAGAAAGGACGGCATGGAACTCTGGAGGCAGGCGCAGCACTTCGTGCCGCTGGCCGCCGCCAGCATCGCGCTCGTCATCATCTCGGTCTGGGTGCGCATGACGACGCAGCGCGAATGGCGCAAATGGCTCAGTAGCCACCTTTATGATTTCTGGCTGGGAGGCGGTCGCCACCGCCGGCTGAGGTTCATGCTGGGGGAGCATCAAACGCCGGAGTATCGGATCGCCGAGGACGCCAAGGTCGCAACCGACGTGCCCGTGGACCTGGTGGTCGGGCTGCTTTCGTCGGTGCTCAACGCGATCACCTTCATTGGCGTCCTCTGGAGCGTCGGGGGCTCACTCGTCCTCCCGGTCTTCGGGCGGCATGTCTCCATCCCCGGATATCTTGTGCTCGCGGTTGTCGCCTACTCCGTGCTGGTTACGGCCGCGATGATGTTCATCGGCCGTCACCTGATGCGCGTGTTGGCGGAAAGCAAACGCGCCGAAGCCGATCTGCGGGCGATCGGGTCCCATTTGCGCGAGAGCGGCGAAGGGCCTGTGCATCCAGATGCAAGGCGAGACGGACGACAGGTCATCGGCGAGGCGCTGGCGAAGGTGATTGCCCAATGGCGCGCGCTCTGCTGGCAGCTTATGCGGATGACGCTGGTTTCGCAGACCAATCTGCTGCTGACGCCGGTGATCGGATTGCTGCTCTGCATGCCGAAATATCTCGTCGGGCTGATGAGCCTCGGCGAGGTCGTCCAGGCTGCCGCGGCGTTCACCATCGTGCAGGGGGCATTCAACTGGATCACCGACAGTTATGCCCGTCTCGCGGAGTGGAGGTCTTCCGCGAACCGGGTTGCGTCCCTCCTGCTCGCGCTGGATCAGGTCGACCAATCCGAGCGGCCCGCGAACCTCGAGATGACCGCGGGAAACCGAAACAACGGCCCCAAGGCTCAGGCCGGTGGTGGTCCGCGGGACTAG